The following proteins are encoded in a genomic region of Maribacter hydrothermalis:
- the gcvP gene encoding aminomethyl-transferring glycine dehydrogenase: MKTDVFALRHIGIREEDLNSMFKKVGVDNLEQLIYETIPEDIRLKAPLKLDAPMSEHKFLAHIEALSKKNKVFRSYIGLGYHESLTPSVIKRNILENPGWYTAYTPYQAEIAQGRLEALLNFQTIVTDLTGMELANASLLDESTAAAEAMTMLFEVRSRDQKKNDVQKFFVSEEVLPQTLSLLKTRSTPLGIELVVGNHEEFKFEDEFYGILLQYPGKYGQVNDYSSFVQKAKEKDIKVAVAADIMSLVLLTPPGEIGVDVVVGTTQRFGIPLGYGGPHAAFFATKEEYKRSIPGRIIGVTKDTDGKPALRMALQTREQHIKRDKATSNICTAQVLLAVMAGMYGVYHGPKGLKYIANKIHRTTTTLVDALENLGIYQENSTYFDTITVKVDAKKVRLIAEKNEVNFLYVDNNTVSIAINEATSIKDLNQIISVFAEALGKTSIEITALLNGTSIPSELQRTSTFMENKVFNSYHSETELMRYIKKLERKDLALNHSMISLGSCTMKLNAATEMLPLSMTNWGNIHPFVPIDQAEGYQTVLKDLAKDLSIITGFADTSLQPNSGAQGEYAGLMVIRAYHESRGDSERNICLIPSSAHGTNPASAVMAGMKVIVTKTDEKGNIDVADLEEKAKLHADKLAALMVTYPSTHGVFESSIKQITKLIHDNGGQVYMDGANMNAQVGLTNPATIGADVCHLNLHKTFAIPHGGGGPGVGPICVAPQLVPFLPGNPLISTGGEKAITAISAAPWGSSLACLISYSYIKMLGEQGLTQSTKIAILNANYIKHRLEGKFEVLYTGEKGRAAHEMILDCRPFKNNGIEVTDIAKRLMDYGFHAPTVSFPVAGTVMIEPTESENLVELDKFCDAMISIRAEIDEASLDQPDNVLKNAPHTLEMITSDEWQFPYTRQKASFPLPYIKENKFWPSVRRVDDAYGDRNLICTCAPIEAYMEAE; encoded by the coding sequence ATGAAAACTGACGTGTTTGCTTTACGCCATATCGGCATTAGGGAGGAAGATTTAAACTCAATGTTCAAGAAGGTAGGGGTTGATAATTTAGAACAATTGATCTATGAGACCATACCTGAAGACATTCGGCTTAAGGCGCCATTAAAATTAGACGCCCCAATGAGTGAGCATAAATTTTTAGCACATATTGAAGCATTGTCTAAAAAGAATAAAGTTTTTAGGTCGTACATTGGCCTAGGCTACCACGAAAGTTTAACCCCGTCAGTAATAAAGCGTAATATTTTAGAAAATCCGGGTTGGTATACCGCTTATACACCCTACCAAGCAGAAATAGCTCAAGGCAGGTTAGAAGCATTGCTAAATTTCCAAACCATAGTTACAGACTTAACTGGTATGGAATTAGCAAATGCCTCTTTGTTAGATGAAAGTACCGCTGCAGCTGAAGCAATGACCATGTTGTTCGAAGTTAGAAGTCGTGATCAAAAAAAGAACGATGTTCAAAAATTCTTTGTTTCGGAAGAAGTATTACCACAAACATTGTCCTTATTAAAAACACGTTCAACTCCATTAGGTATTGAATTGGTTGTCGGAAATCATGAAGAATTTAAATTTGAGGATGAATTTTATGGAATTCTTTTACAATATCCAGGAAAATATGGACAAGTAAATGACTACTCAAGTTTTGTACAAAAAGCCAAAGAAAAAGACATAAAAGTAGCCGTAGCAGCTGATATTATGAGCTTGGTGTTATTAACCCCTCCAGGTGAAATTGGTGTTGATGTGGTAGTTGGCACAACGCAACGTTTTGGTATTCCATTAGGATATGGTGGTCCACATGCTGCATTTTTTGCAACTAAAGAGGAATACAAGAGAAGTATCCCAGGCCGTATTATTGGCGTAACAAAAGACACTGACGGAAAGCCCGCTTTACGAATGGCATTGCAAACTAGGGAACAGCATATTAAAAGAGATAAGGCAACATCTAACATCTGTACTGCCCAAGTTTTATTAGCGGTAATGGCAGGTATGTATGGCGTTTATCATGGACCTAAAGGCTTAAAGTATATCGCAAACAAAATTCACAGAACCACTACCACTCTCGTAGATGCGTTAGAAAACTTAGGTATATACCAAGAAAATAGTACTTATTTTGATACAATTACAGTTAAGGTAGATGCTAAAAAAGTTAGATTAATTGCAGAAAAAAACGAAGTCAACTTTTTATATGTTGACAATAATACGGTTTCAATAGCTATTAATGAAGCAACTTCTATTAAAGATCTAAATCAAATCATTTCTGTTTTTGCCGAAGCCTTAGGTAAGACGTCTATAGAAATTACCGCACTTCTTAACGGCACCTCTATACCTTCAGAATTACAGCGTACAAGTACTTTCATGGAGAATAAAGTTTTTAATTCTTACCATTCAGAAACTGAGCTTATGCGCTATATTAAAAAATTAGAGCGTAAAGATTTAGCATTAAACCATAGTATGATTTCGTTGGGTAGCTGTACTATGAAATTAAATGCCGCTACTGAAATGTTACCTCTTAGCATGACGAATTGGGGAAATATTCATCCATTTGTTCCTATTGATCAAGCTGAAGGTTACCAAACTGTCCTTAAAGATCTTGCGAAAGACTTATCAATAATTACAGGCTTTGCCGACACCTCTTTACAACCTAACTCCGGTGCACAAGGTGAATATGCAGGGCTAATGGTTATACGTGCCTACCACGAATCTAGAGGAGATTCCGAGCGAAATATATGTTTAATTCCGTCATCGGCCCATGGCACAAATCCTGCTTCTGCTGTAATGGCCGGCATGAAGGTTATTGTTACCAAAACCGATGAAAAAGGAAATATAGACGTAGCAGATTTAGAAGAGAAAGCCAAATTACATGCAGACAAACTAGCTGCATTAATGGTAACTTACCCTTCTACGCACGGTGTTTTTGAGTCTTCAATCAAGCAAATTACCAAATTAATTCACGACAACGGAGGTCAAGTATATATGGACGGGGCAAATATGAATGCTCAAGTAGGATTAACTAATCCCGCAACAATTGGAGCTGATGTATGTCACCTAAACCTACATAAAACCTTTGCGATTCCACATGGCGGTGGTGGCCCTGGTGTTGGACCAATTTGTGTTGCGCCACAATTAGTACCTTTTTTACCAGGAAACCCGCTAATTTCTACTGGCGGAGAAAAAGCAATTACAGCCATATCAGCAGCGCCTTGGGGCAGTTCTCTAGCATGTCTAATTTCTTATAGCTATATTAAAATGCTAGGTGAACAAGGGCTAACACAATCTACTAAAATTGCTATTTTAAATGCGAATTATATAAAACATAGATTAGAAGGCAAGTTTGAAGTTTTATATACCGGTGAAAAAGGTAGAGCGGCCCATGAAATGATTTTAGACTGTAGACCATTTAAAAACAATGGCATTGAGGTTACAGATATTGCCAAGCGTTTAATGGATTACGGTTTTCATGCGCCAACGGTTTCATTTCCTGTTGCCGGAACTGTAATGATCGAACCAACGGAAAGTGAAAATTTAGTTGAATTAGATAAGTTTTGTGATGCCATGATTTCCATAAGAGCTGAAATTGACGAAGCTTCTTTGGATCAACCGGATAATGTACTTAAAAATGCGCCACACACGTTAGAAATGATAACTTCAGATGAATGGCAGTTTCCGTACACAAGACAAAAAGCATCTTTTCCATTACCTTATATCAAGGAAAATAAATTTTGGCCATCGGTACGTAGAGTCGACGATGCATATGGAGACCGTAATTTAATATGTACATGTGCACCCATAGAAGCATACATGGAAGCAGAATAA
- a CDS encoding 5-(carboxyamino)imidazole ribonucleotide synthase, whose product MDYFSSDFKLGILGGGQLGKMMLYETRKWDIYTKVLDNSDEAPSRISCNEFVKGSLLDFDTVYNFGKGVDILTIEIENVNLDALEKLEDEGVKVFPQPKALRIIQNKAKQKLFYVDHEIPTADFQRFAYLSEIEDSIANGGLKLPFVWKVAQFGYDGQGVKVVRSLDDLKDLPKGECIAETMIPFKNELAVIVSRNAKGKIKTYPVVEMEFHPEANQVEYVICPARIDEKVAEKARALALKVADKIGLTGLLAVEMFQTKDDNILVNEVAPRPHNSGHYSIEASYTNQFEQHIRSILGLPLGNTDSKVAGVMVNLVGSEGHTGNVVYENIDEILAMEGVTPHIYGKAQTRPFRKMGHVTIVNNDLAKARAIAEKVKETIKVISK is encoded by the coding sequence ATGGATTACTTTTCTTCAGATTTTAAATTAGGCATTTTAGGCGGTGGCCAACTAGGTAAAATGATGTTATATGAAACTCGAAAATGGGACATATACACCAAAGTTTTAGACAATTCTGATGAAGCTCCAAGTCGAATTTCTTGTAACGAATTTGTAAAAGGTAGTCTCCTAGATTTTGACACCGTTTACAATTTTGGTAAAGGTGTTGACATACTAACTATAGAAATTGAAAATGTAAACCTCGATGCTTTAGAAAAATTAGAGGATGAAGGCGTAAAAGTTTTTCCTCAACCAAAAGCATTACGTATTATTCAAAATAAGGCAAAACAAAAATTGTTTTATGTAGACCACGAAATTCCAACGGCCGATTTCCAGAGATTTGCCTATTTAAGTGAAATTGAGGATAGTATTGCAAACGGAGGGCTAAAACTACCTTTTGTTTGGAAGGTGGCCCAGTTTGGATATGATGGACAAGGAGTAAAAGTCGTTAGGAGTTTAGATGACTTAAAAGACTTGCCTAAAGGTGAGTGTATAGCAGAAACCATGATTCCTTTTAAAAATGAATTAGCGGTTATCGTATCTAGAAACGCTAAAGGGAAAATTAAAACCTACCCGGTTGTAGAAATGGAATTCCACCCCGAAGCCAACCAAGTTGAATATGTTATTTGCCCAGCAAGAATAGATGAAAAAGTGGCAGAAAAAGCACGTGCACTGGCGTTGAAGGTTGCCGATAAAATAGGCCTTACAGGTTTGTTAGCGGTAGAAATGTTCCAAACCAAAGATGACAATATATTGGTGAACGAAGTAGCGCCAAGACCACATAATAGTGGACATTATAGTATTGAAGCTAGCTACACGAACCAGTTTGAGCAACATATACGGAGTATTCTGGGCTTACCCTTGGGAAACACCGATAGTAAAGTTGCAGGTGTAATGGTTAATTTAGTGGGCTCGGAAGGGCATACAGGAAATGTTGTCTATGAAAATATAGATGAAATTTTAGCAATGGAAGGTGTAACGCCACATATTTATGGAAAAGCACAGACAAGACCATTTCGTAAAATGGGACATGTAACCATTGTAAATAATGATTTAGCAAAAGCAAGAGCCATTGCAGAAAAAGTAAAGGAAACAATTAAAGTGATTTCAAAATAA
- a CDS encoding M3 family metallopeptidase: MNPLLSPFDTAPFSQIKNEHFKPAFLQSIEDARAEIDAITNNTEAPTFENTIEALEFSGQQLDRISSVFFNLNSAETNEEIQKIAQEVSPLLSEFGNDITLNEALFKRVKAVYDQKDSLDLTIEQNTLLDKKYKSFSRNGANLSDDKKKRLREIDAKLAKLKLTFGENVLAETNKYQLYLSDEADLDGLPEGEKEAAAQMAISKGKEDGWMITLDYPSYIPFMKYAKNRELRKELSMAFGSRAFHNDKLDNQENVLEIAKLRFERANLLGYKTHANFVLEERMAETPEKVHSFLSELLEKAKPAAEREFKQLEDFAKKLDGIDQLEKWDSSYYSEKLKQKLFNLDDEKLKPYFKLENVINGVFKVAENLFDLQFEEVYDIEKYHDEVKTYNVYDADKNFISLFYADFHPRAGKRGGAWMTSYKSQWKRNGENVRPHISNVCNFTPSTKSKPSLLTFNEVTTLFHEFGHGLHGMLANTTYPSLSGTSVFWDFVELPSQVLENWCYEKEALELFAKHYETGETIPMELVEKIKESATFQEGMQTLRQLSFGLLDMSWHGIDPTGITNVKAYEDDTFKGTNLYPETPETCMSTAFSHIFQGGYSSGYYSYKWAEVLDADAFAYFKEKGIFNKEVATNFKDNVLSQGGTENPMTLYKRFRGAEPKVEALLERAGLLTSSN, from the coding sequence ATGAATCCATTATTATCCCCATTTGATACTGCTCCTTTTTCGCAAATTAAAAACGAGCATTTTAAGCCCGCATTTTTACAATCTATAGAAGATGCACGAGCAGAAATAGATGCAATAACAAATAATACAGAGGCTCCAACTTTTGAAAACACGATAGAAGCATTAGAGTTTTCTGGTCAACAATTAGACCGAATTTCAAGTGTATTTTTCAATTTGAATTCCGCAGAAACCAATGAAGAAATTCAGAAAATAGCACAAGAAGTTTCTCCGTTACTTTCAGAATTTGGCAATGACATTACCTTGAACGAAGCACTTTTTAAAAGAGTAAAAGCAGTATATGATCAAAAGGACAGTTTGGACCTTACTATTGAGCAAAATACCCTTTTAGATAAGAAGTACAAGAGTTTTAGCCGAAACGGAGCTAATTTATCTGATGATAAAAAGAAACGTTTACGTGAGATAGATGCTAAATTGGCTAAATTAAAATTGACTTTTGGCGAGAATGTACTTGCCGAAACCAACAAATATCAATTGTACTTATCGGATGAAGCTGATTTAGACGGATTACCGGAAGGAGAAAAAGAGGCTGCAGCTCAGATGGCAATTTCTAAAGGAAAAGAAGATGGCTGGATGATTACTTTAGATTACCCTAGTTATATTCCCTTTATGAAATACGCTAAAAATAGGGAGTTGAGAAAAGAACTTTCAATGGCATTCGGAAGCAGAGCATTTCATAACGACAAGTTAGATAATCAAGAAAACGTGCTGGAAATAGCAAAATTACGATTTGAGAGAGCAAACCTTTTAGGCTATAAAACTCATGCTAATTTTGTTTTAGAAGAGCGTATGGCAGAAACACCGGAAAAAGTTCATTCTTTCTTAAGTGAATTGTTAGAAAAAGCAAAGCCAGCTGCAGAACGGGAGTTTAAACAATTAGAGGATTTTGCTAAAAAATTAGACGGAATAGACCAACTAGAAAAATGGGATAGCAGTTATTACTCTGAAAAATTGAAGCAAAAACTTTTCAACTTAGATGATGAAAAATTGAAACCTTATTTTAAATTAGAAAATGTTATAAACGGTGTTTTCAAAGTTGCAGAAAACTTATTCGACCTTCAGTTTGAAGAAGTTTATGATATTGAAAAGTATCATGACGAGGTTAAAACATATAATGTTTATGATGCCGACAAAAATTTCATTTCATTGTTCTACGCCGATTTTCATCCTAGAGCAGGTAAACGTGGTGGTGCATGGATGACATCTTACAAATCGCAATGGAAGAGAAATGGCGAGAATGTGCGTCCGCATATATCTAACGTATGCAATTTTACACCTTCTACGAAAAGTAAACCTTCCCTATTAACCTTTAATGAAGTAACTACATTGTTCCATGAGTTTGGCCATGGCTTACACGGCATGCTAGCGAATACGACCTACCCTAGCCTATCGGGAACATCCGTTTTTTGGGATTTTGTAGAATTGCCGAGTCAGGTTTTAGAGAACTGGTGTTATGAAAAAGAAGCGTTAGAATTATTTGCAAAACACTATGAAACTGGTGAAACCATACCTATGGAACTGGTTGAAAAAATAAAAGAATCGGCAACGTTCCAAGAAGGCATGCAGACCCTACGTCAATTAAGTTTTGGGCTGTTAGATATGTCATGGCATGGAATTGACCCAACAGGAATTACCAATGTAAAAGCTTACGAAGACGACACGTTTAAAGGAACCAATCTATACCCAGAAACTCCTGAGACGTGTATGAGTACGGCGTTTTCCCATATTTTTCAGGGTGGCTACTCATCTGGTTACTATAGTTACAAATGGGCAGAAGTTTTAGATGCGGATGCATTCGCCTATTTTAAGGAAAAAGGTATTTTTAATAAGGAGGTAGCTACCAATTTTAAAGACAATGTATTGTCTCAAGGAGGCACCGAAAACCCAATGACATTATACAAAAGGTTTAGAGGAGCAGAACCTAAAGTGGAAGCGTTGTTAGAAAGAGCAGGGTTGTTGACTAGCAGTAATTAA
- the obgE gene encoding GTPase ObgE codes for MTEGNFVDYVKVGLTSGKGGKGSVHLHREKFITKGGPDGGDGGRGGHVIVRGNENLWTLINFKYTKHFKAGHGEHGSKSRSTGADGQDVYLDVPLGTVVKDFETKEILFEITEHGEEKILLKGGMGGRGNWHFRTATNQTPRYAQPGMDGLEGEFLLELKVLADVGLVGFPNAGKSTLLSVITSAKPKIADYEFTTLKPNLGIVEYRDFKSFVMADIPGIIEGAAEGKGLGHYFLRHIERNANLLFLIAADSKDISKEYEILLDELRRYNPELLDKERLICISKSDMLDDELMDEMREELNKDLNGTPFMFISSVAQMGIVELKDKLWEMLNA; via the coding sequence ATGACAGAAGGTAATTTTGTAGATTATGTAAAGGTGGGCTTAACTTCTGGTAAAGGAGGTAAAGGGTCTGTTCATTTACACCGTGAAAAATTTATTACCAAAGGTGGCCCTGATGGGGGTGACGGAGGTCGTGGAGGTCATGTTATTGTTCGTGGTAATGAAAACCTTTGGACCTTAATAAACTTTAAATACACAAAGCATTTTAAAGCTGGTCATGGTGAACACGGAAGTAAAAGCCGCAGTACTGGGGCAGATGGACAAGATGTGTATTTAGATGTACCTTTAGGTACTGTAGTTAAAGATTTCGAAACTAAAGAAATCCTTTTTGAAATTACTGAACATGGTGAGGAAAAAATACTGTTGAAAGGTGGTATGGGAGGTCGTGGTAACTGGCATTTTAGAACAGCCACAAACCAAACCCCCAGATATGCACAACCTGGTATGGATGGTTTGGAAGGCGAGTTTCTTTTAGAGCTTAAGGTATTGGCGGACGTAGGACTGGTTGGTTTTCCTAATGCAGGCAAGTCTACATTACTGTCTGTAATTACTTCTGCAAAACCTAAAATTGCAGATTACGAATTCACTACATTGAAACCCAATTTAGGTATTGTAGAATATCGCGATTTCAAAAGCTTTGTAATGGCTGATATTCCTGGTATTATTGAAGGAGCGGCCGAAGGAAAAGGTTTAGGTCATTATTTTTTAAGACATATAGAACGTAATGCTAACTTGTTATTTTTAATAGCTGCTGACAGTAAAGATATTAGTAAGGAATATGAAATTTTATTAGACGAGCTACGTCGTTACAATCCAGAGTTGCTAGATAAAGAAAGACTTATATGTATCTCAAAAAGCGATATGCTGGATGATGAATTAATGGATGAAATGAGAGAAGAATTGAACAAAGATTTAAATGGTACTCCCTTTATGTTCATATCCTCCGTTGCTCAAATGGGTATTGTAGAATTGAAAGATAAGCTTTGGGAAATGCTTAACGCTTAG
- a CDS encoding sigma-70 family RNA polymerase sigma factor, which produces METHQLHPDTWVDLYADYLFNYAVTRVSDTEIAKDLVQETFIAGLKSAKNFKGDAAERTWLIAILKRKVIDHYRKSNSKKGKAEVRMSYSTQTDAEGDWLEERIADPNSNFENDAMENEELGQAIQNCISKLPKKQAQVFIMKTIEGMETEDICNALGINASNLWVMIHRARTGLMGCLNQNWF; this is translated from the coding sequence ATGGAAACACACCAACTACATCCTGATACTTGGGTAGACTTATATGCCGACTATCTATTCAATTATGCTGTTACAAGAGTTAGTGATACCGAAATCGCAAAAGACCTTGTTCAAGAAACTTTTATTGCTGGTCTTAAATCTGCAAAAAACTTTAAAGGTGATGCCGCAGAACGAACATGGCTAATTGCAATTCTTAAACGAAAAGTAATTGACCATTATCGAAAATCAAATTCCAAAAAAGGAAAAGCAGAGGTTAGAATGAGCTATAGTACGCAGACCGATGCCGAAGGAGATTGGTTAGAAGAGCGAATTGCCGACCCTAACAGTAATTTTGAAAACGATGCAATGGAGAATGAAGAATTAGGGCAAGCAATCCAAAACTGCATTTCTAAATTACCAAAAAAACAGGCTCAGGTTTTTATCATGAAAACCATTGAAGGAATGGAAACTGAAGATATTTGTAATGCGCTTGGAATAAATGCGTCTAATCTTTGGGTTATGATTCATAGAGCCAGAACAGGTTTAATGGGTTGTTTAAATCAAAATTGGTTTTAA
- a CDS encoding rhodanese-like domain-containing protein, translated as MKNFLLFVLFVSVQFAYAQIETKSIKEFTGFNKATEVLLDVRTVEEFNEGCIDGALNIDWFSQDFNKQVASIDKNKTIYVYCKIGGRSLKSQARLKELGFLHVINLDGGYDLWSSANK; from the coding sequence ATGAAAAATTTTTTGCTTTTTGTCCTATTCGTAAGTGTCCAGTTTGCCTACGCCCAAATAGAAACAAAATCTATAAAAGAATTTACAGGTTTTAATAAAGCAACAGAGGTATTGCTAGATGTAAGAACCGTTGAAGAATTTAATGAAGGTTGTATTGATGGCGCTTTAAATATAGATTGGTTTTCTCAAGATTTTAATAAACAAGTTGCATCTATTGATAAGAATAAAACAATTTATGTTTATTGTAAAATAGGAGGTAGAAGTTTAAAATCACAAGCTAGATTAAAAGAACTTGGATTTTTACATGTAATTAATCTTGATGGAGGCTACGATCTATGGTCTAGTGCTAATAAATAA
- a CDS encoding adenylate kinase, with translation MIQIHDKFFKRYLSELEIQQAVKSVADKIAADYKNETPIFVGVLNGSFMFVSDLMKAYQHPCEVSFVRLSSYQGLTSTGIVETLLDVPENIEGRSVIILEDIIDTGRTLQKLVHLFSKTKVKEFKIASLFYKPDVYKGEYAIDYFGLAIPDDFIVGYGLDYKEHGRNLKEVYQLNQKHMINLVLFGKPGAGKGTQAQFLKEKYNLKHISTGDVFRFNIKNGTDLGTLAKSYMDKGDLVPDEVTIKMLQEEVEKNPEADGFIFDGFPRTAAQAEALDNFLESKDMKINATIALEANDEVLLERLLERGKVSGRSDDQDVTKIRNRFDEYNLKTTPVKEFYEAQDKFFSVDGIGSLTEITERLTKVIEAL, from the coding sequence TTGATACAAATTCACGACAAGTTTTTTAAACGCTATTTAAGCGAGTTAGAAATTCAACAAGCCGTAAAATCTGTTGCCGATAAAATTGCTGCAGATTATAAAAACGAGACCCCAATTTTTGTTGGTGTTTTGAATGGGTCATTTATGTTTGTGTCCGATTTAATGAAGGCATATCAACACCCTTGTGAAGTCTCATTTGTAAGATTAAGTTCTTATCAGGGACTAACATCTACGGGTATTGTAGAAACTTTATTAGATGTACCCGAAAATATTGAAGGGCGCAGTGTAATTATACTAGAAGATATTATTGACACAGGACGTACCTTACAAAAATTAGTTCATTTGTTTTCTAAAACCAAGGTCAAAGAATTTAAAATAGCTAGTCTTTTCTATAAACCAGATGTTTATAAAGGAGAATATGCAATTGATTATTTTGGCTTGGCAATACCGGATGATTTTATTGTTGGTTATGGACTAGATTACAAGGAGCATGGAAGAAATTTAAAAGAAGTATACCAACTAAACCAGAAACATATGATTAATCTTGTACTCTTTGGCAAACCAGGAGCCGGCAAGGGCACGCAAGCACAATTCCTAAAAGAAAAATATAACCTTAAGCATATATCCACTGGAGATGTTTTTCGTTTTAATATTAAGAACGGAACAGATTTGGGAACTTTGGCTAAATCATATATGGACAAAGGTGATTTAGTGCCAGATGAGGTTACTATAAAAATGTTACAGGAAGAAGTTGAAAAGAACCCTGAAGCAGATGGTTTTATTTTTGATGGTTTCCCAAGAACAGCTGCACAGGCAGAAGCTTTAGATAATTTTTTGGAATCTAAAGACATGAAAATCAATGCTACTATTGCTTTAGAAGCAAATGATGAAGTTCTATTAGAACGATTATTAGAACGTGGTAAAGTTAGTGGCCGTAGTGATGATCAAGATGTTACTAAAATTAGAAATCGTTTTGATGAGTATAATTTAAAAACGACACCGGTTAAGGAGTTTTACGAAGCTCAAGATAAGTTTTTTAGTGTAGATGGAATTGGCTCTTTAACAGAAATTACAGAGCGTTTAACAAAGGTAATAGAGGCGTTATAA
- a CDS encoding UbiA prenyltransferase family protein, with amino-acid sequence MTIIKRIFDFYLDASIHVALAIFSLVQVTALSLGINVPKELYFLIFFGSIACYNFVKYGVEAEKYILLANRYHKNIQFFSFGCLLIAFYQLFFLSEKVILALLVLMAVTGLYALPVLPKHKNFRSLSGLKILIVALVWAGTTVVLPVFSQLDVLSWNAKVETFQRFMFVLVLLVPFEIRDLKYDSALLKTLPQRIGVKATKIIGVSWIALFYFSTFLKNDISQVILITNTSLALVLSYVIYVTKVNQKKYFASFWVEALPLFWYMLLFVLSKYFTLF; translated from the coding sequence ATGACCATAATCAAAAGAATTTTTGATTTTTATCTTGATGCCAGTATTCATGTGGCTTTGGCCATCTTTAGCTTGGTTCAAGTTACGGCTCTTTCGCTAGGCATAAACGTGCCTAAAGAGTTATATTTTTTAATTTTTTTTGGATCTATTGCGTGTTATAATTTTGTAAAGTACGGGGTTGAAGCAGAAAAGTATATTCTATTGGCAAATAGGTATCATAAAAACATCCAATTTTTTAGTTTTGGGTGTTTGTTAATCGCTTTTTATCAGCTATTTTTTTTATCTGAAAAAGTTATTTTAGCCCTGTTGGTTTTAATGGCAGTTACGGGACTTTATGCCCTGCCAGTTTTGCCTAAACATAAAAATTTTAGAAGTTTAAGTGGACTGAAAATATTAATAGTAGCCTTGGTATGGGCAGGGACAACAGTTGTGTTGCCTGTTTTTTCGCAATTAGATGTACTATCATGGAATGCAAAAGTTGAAACTTTTCAGCGTTTTATGTTTGTGCTTGTACTTTTAGTGCCTTTTGAAATAAGAGATTTAAAATATGATAGTGCTTTATTGAAAACTTTGCCTCAACGCATAGGAGTTAAAGCTACTAAAATTATAGGTGTAAGTTGGATAGCTTTATTTTATTTTAGCACCTTTTTGAAAAATGATATAAGCCAAGTAATTCTTATAACCAATACGAGTCTTGCATTAGTTTTAAGCTATGTAATTTATGTTACTAAGGTGAATCAGAAAAAATATTTTGCATCTTTTTGGGTAGAGGCTTTACCCTTGTTTTGGTATATGCTATTATTTGTACTTAGTAAGTATTTTACTTTGTTTTAG
- the purE gene encoding 5-(carboxyamino)imidazole ribonucleotide mutase, whose amino-acid sequence MSKVAVVMGSTSDMPVMQEAIDILKGFDIAVDVDIVSAHRTPEKLFDFSKNAHTNGYSVIIAGAGGAAHLPGMVASMSPLPVIGVPVKSSNSIDGWDSVLSILQMPGGVPVATVALNGAKNAGILAAQIIGSSDKCVLDKIILYKEGLKQKVLDGAKAVNGK is encoded by the coding sequence ATGAGCAAAGTAGCGGTAGTAATGGGTAGCACAAGTGATATGCCCGTAATGCAGGAAGCCATAGATATTTTAAAAGGTTTTGATATAGCGGTAGATGTCGATATTGTATCTGCCCACAGAACACCAGAAAAACTGTTCGATTTCAGTAAAAATGCCCACACCAATGGGTATTCGGTTATAATTGCCGGTGCTGGTGGTGCAGCACATTTACCAGGTATGGTAGCCTCCATGTCTCCATTACCCGTAATTGGTGTTCCCGTAAAAAGTAGTAATTCAATAGATGGATGGGACTCTGTCCTTTCTATACTTCAAATGCCCGGTGGCGTACCAGTTGCTACCGTAGCACTTAACGGTGCTAAAAACGCAGGTATTTTAGCAGCACAAATAATTGGAAGCTCAGATAAATGTGTTTTAGACAAGATTATTTTATATAAAGAAGGTTTAAAACAAAAAGTATTAGATGGTGCTAAAGCCGTAAATGGCAAGTAG